The window GTCTGATTACGGCCCTGGCCTTGAGCGGTGTTTTGGGCGCGTTGATTGTGGTTCCGGCTATGGCTACCGTAAAAGTTCTGGGGAGTTATCTTCATCATAAGCTGGTGAAACTGCCAGCGGAACAGCCATCGGCCATAGTTCATTCAGATCCCGAGAAAGCGGTCACGCCGCTTACCGAAGAGCCGGAATCTACCATTTCTTTGTAAAGCTCAAGATGAAATATGACTCTCCTGAAAAAAGGGTGAAAAGTCGGACTTTTGTGCATTACCATACTACATATAGTAGGTAAAGGTCGATTATATGCCTAGATATAGTGGCTGCTTCTAAAAGTCCGACTTTTTTCAGTGGAGTCAAATATGAGATAAGGAGTCAAGATTTATGGATCCCCTATTACAATTGTTATTGGCCCTGGTCATTATTATTGTAGCCGCCAAAGGGGGGGGCTATCTGAGTACCCGGGCAGGACAGCCGGCAGTGTTGGGTGAATTACTGGTTGGCTTGATTCTGGGGCCGACAGTGCTGAATATGCTCCATTGGCCCGTGTTTAGCGATGAGCATTTAGAAGAAACTATCCGCCAGATGGCTCACCTGGGCGTTTTGTTTTTAATGTTCATTGCCGGAATGGAGATAGATATTGAGGCCATGCGACACGCCGGGCGGCCGGCGCTGCTGGCCGGGGTTATGGGCGTGGCAGCGCCGGTGATTTTAGGGGCAATAGCGGCCATCCCCTTTGGTTTTGATCTGCAACAGGGCTTTTTCATTGGCCTGGTACTGGCCGCTACCAGCGTCAGTATTTCGGCTCAGACCTTGATGGAATTGAAGGTGCTGCGCAGCCGAGTGGGCGTGGCCCTGTTGGGGGCAGCCGTGGTTGATGATGTATTGGACATTGTGCTTCTTTCGTTTTTTATTGCTCTGGTTGGAGAGGGGGGCGGGGGGATTGGGGCCGTTTTGTGGGTATTGGTTAAGATGGTCGCTTTTCTGGTAGGAGGTATCTGGTTGGGAATGCGTTTTGTTCCCCGCCTGACTGCCGCCATTGACCGGCTGCCCATCAGCCAGGGCGTGATCGCGTTGGTTATTGTAATT is drawn from Anaerolineae bacterium and contains these coding sequences:
- a CDS encoding cation:proton antiporter translates to MDPLLQLLLALVIIIVAAKGGGYLSTRAGQPAVLGELLVGLILGPTVLNMLHWPVFSDEHLEETIRQMAHLGVLFLMFIAGMEIDIEAMRHAGRPALLAGVMGVAAPVILGAIAAIPFGFDLQQGFFIGLVLAATSVSISAQTLMELKVLRSRVGVALLGAAVVDDVLDIVLLSFFIALVGEGGGGIGAVLWVLVKMVAFLVGGIWLGMRFVPRLTAAIDRLPISQGVIALVIVITLLYAWTAEALGGIAAITGAFLAGLFFTKTSLRRQIETSIQSLAYGWLVPIFFVSIGLESNVRSLGIGGLPFALVIVGIAILSKIVGGGLGALWGGFSRSEALRLGVGMTSRGEVGLIVASVGLGVGLVTEEVFTSVVLMVIATTLLTPIMLRALYPKTTEQPEPVKVSQKLET